From one Melioribacteraceae bacterium genomic stretch:
- a CDS encoding MFS transporter: MNKPRLSFWQIWNMSFGFLGIQFGFALQNANVSRIFETLGANIDEIPILWIAAPVTGLIVQPIIGHMSDKTWNRLGRRRPFFLIGAILASIALFIMPNSPVLWVAAGMLWIMDASINISMEPFRAFVGDMLPSEQRTLGFSMQSFFIGTGAVVASALPYVMTNWFGISNTAEAGAIPDSVKFSFYIGGAIFFLAVLWTVISSKEYSPEQLAEFEKANESKYDNLERNEVTSPEKQIRYGVIWFLICAILFAIFELFIYMDYGLLVFFGGGAVFGLIQIVSGFLTKSGNTTSGLVSVINDLYHMPKTMIQLSYVQFFSWFALFAMWIYTTPAVTRHIYNTTDPTSFDYNQGADWVGVLMAVYNGFAAIMAFLLIWLAKKLTRKSVHAISLICGGLGLVSFYFITNPDLLIISELGIGLAWASILAMPYAILTGSLPAKKMGVYMGIFNFFIVIPQITAAAILGFFVKNLFDGHAIYALVLGGISMFIAALLVIRVKDVD; encoded by the coding sequence ATGAATAAACCCCGCCTCAGTTTTTGGCAAATTTGGAATATGAGTTTCGGTTTTTTAGGAATTCAATTCGGGTTTGCTCTGCAAAATGCAAATGTTTCCAGAATTTTTGAAACTCTAGGTGCAAATATTGATGAGATTCCGATACTTTGGATTGCTGCGCCAGTAACAGGCCTAATCGTTCAACCCATAATTGGGCATATGAGCGATAAAACTTGGAACAGACTTGGCAGAAGAAGACCATTTTTCTTAATTGGTGCAATTCTGGCTTCTATTGCTTTATTCATAATGCCAAACTCACCTGTGTTGTGGGTTGCTGCCGGTATGCTTTGGATTATGGATGCTTCAATAAATATCTCGATGGAACCATTTAGAGCTTTTGTCGGTGATATGCTTCCTTCCGAACAAAGAACTCTTGGTTTTTCAATGCAAAGTTTTTTTATCGGAACCGGAGCAGTTGTTGCTTCCGCGTTACCATATGTCATGACAAACTGGTTTGGTATAAGTAATACAGCAGAAGCCGGAGCTATTCCCGATTCTGTAAAATTCTCGTTTTATATCGGCGGCGCAATTTTCTTTTTGGCAGTGTTATGGACAGTGATAAGTTCAAAAGAATACTCTCCCGAGCAATTGGCTGAATTCGAAAAAGCTAATGAATCTAAATACGATAATCTTGAACGGAACGAAGTAACTTCTCCGGAAAAACAAATACGATATGGTGTTATCTGGTTTTTGATATGCGCAATTTTGTTTGCAATTTTTGAACTGTTTATATATATGGACTACGGATTATTAGTGTTTTTCGGTGGTGGTGCTGTTTTCGGATTAATACAAATTGTAAGCGGATTTCTTACTAAAAGTGGAAATACAACAAGTGGTTTGGTTTCGGTTATAAACGATTTATATCACATGCCGAAAACTATGATTCAACTTTCTTATGTGCAGTTCTTTTCATGGTTTGCACTTTTTGCAATGTGGATTTATACAACACCGGCTGTTACACGTCACATTTATAATACAACTGATCCAACTTCCTTCGATTATAATCAAGGTGCCGATTGGGTTGGAGTGTTAATGGCAGTTTATAATGGTTTTGCAGCCATAATGGCATTCTTATTAATTTGGTTGGCAAAAAAACTTACCCGTAAATCTGTTCACGCAATAAGTTTGATCTGCGGTGGTTTGGGATTAGTTTCGTTTTATTTTATTACCAATCCCGACTTGCTAATAATTTCCGAACTTGGTATCGGCTTAGCTTGGGCGTCAATCTTAGCGATGCCATATGCAATTTTAACCGGTTCACTTCCGGCTAAAAAAATGGGTGTATATATGGGAATTTTTAATTTCTTTATTGTCATCCCGCAAATAACCGCGGCTGCAATATTAGGTTTTTTTGTTAAGAATCTATTTGATGGTCATGCGATTTATGCTCTAGTATTGGGTGGAATTTCAATGTTTATCGCAGCATTATTAGTTATTAGAGTAAAGGATGTTGATTAA
- a CDS encoding MFS transporter, protein MLEIQKKLSNVFYALLALPATAMGFALSIQIAALSWILSTQYGLEIHDVGLVWAAGPIAGILGQVIIGLISDKVWFWKGRRRPFIFIGGFLAALMLLALPNIDVISTSMGIEGILGVAIAVALTLDLAINISFNPTRSIIADVTPEGVERTKGYAWMQTISGTFGVLAYVIGAVWDNYVLIYFGVFLVLVLSIIPPFFIEEPRELKKSEDDEPNDIPTNNSSPIEILNNIKPLWGFLIYAVYALTARLINFHMDNYYVEIICLVITLYFIITVILAKTDGLTKKQRGIIGFKKVLAAHSFTWLGIQTMFVYMFAYVQYKVYGYQTGMEIAPAIQIEMGKVVTISFLILNAVGAILPAFVLEPITRKIGRVKTHAACIAIMAVGYTGMLFFGFTPIIIYIMMGILGVGWAATISLPFAIMSQKVDQSQMGLFMGLFNLAVVLPQLVASFGVGQAVSSAPDKSLIFIISAVTLAISAILWFMVKEDQEPQESI, encoded by the coding sequence ATGTTGGAAATCCAAAAGAAACTCTCTAATGTTTTTTATGCATTACTCGCACTTCCGGCAACTGCAATGGGATTCGCACTATCGATTCAAATTGCCGCTCTAAGCTGGATTCTTAGCACTCAATATGGATTAGAAATTCATGATGTAGGACTTGTTTGGGCTGCCGGTCCAATTGCCGGCATTCTTGGACAAGTTATTATCGGTTTGATAAGTGATAAAGTTTGGTTTTGGAAGGGAAGAAGAAGACCATTCATTTTTATTGGTGGATTTTTAGCAGCATTGATGTTACTTGCTCTCCCTAATATTGATGTAATATCAACTTCTATGGGAATTGAAGGAATTCTTGGAGTTGCAATTGCGGTTGCACTTACACTTGATTTAGCAATTAATATTAGTTTCAATCCAACTAGATCAATCATTGCAGATGTTACACCGGAAGGGGTTGAAAGAACAAAAGGTTATGCTTGGATGCAAACAATATCCGGAACATTCGGAGTTCTAGCATATGTAATCGGCGCTGTTTGGGATAATTATGTACTGATTTACTTTGGAGTATTCTTAGTTTTAGTACTTTCAATTATTCCACCGTTCTTTATTGAAGAACCAAGGGAACTTAAAAAATCCGAAGATGATGAACCGAATGACATTCCCACAAATAATTCTTCACCGATTGAAATTTTAAATAACATCAAACCATTGTGGGGATTTTTAATTTATGCGGTCTATGCACTTACTGCTAGATTAATAAATTTCCATATGGATAATTATTATGTTGAAATTATATGTCTTGTAATTACGTTATATTTTATAATAACCGTCATACTCGCAAAAACTGATGGATTAACAAAGAAGCAAAGAGGAATTATTGGATTCAAAAAAGTGCTTGCCGCACATTCATTTACTTGGCTCGGTATTCAAACAATGTTTGTTTACATGTTTGCTTATGTACAATATAAAGTTTATGGATATCAGACGGGTATGGAAATAGCCCCGGCAATACAAATTGAAATGGGGAAAGTTGTCACAATAAGTTTTCTAATTCTAAACGCGGTTGGAGCGATATTGCCTGCATTTGTTTTAGAACCAATCACAAGAAAAATCGGTAGAGTTAAGACACATGCTGCCTGTATTGCTATAATGGCTGTTGGTTATACGGGAATGTTATTCTTTGGGTTTACTCCAATAATTATATACATAATGATGGGAATATTAGGTGTAGGCTGGGCGGCTACAATCAGTTTGCCTTTTGCAATCATGTCACAGAAGGTCGATCAATCTCAAATGGGTTTATTTATGGGATTGTTCAATTTAGCTGTTGTGCTTCCTCAACTTGTTGCAAGTTTTGGAGTCGGACAAGCCGTAAGTTCCGCACCGGATAAAAGTCTAATCTTTATCATTAGTGCTGTAACACTTGCAATTTCTGCAATTCTCTGGTTTATGGTTAAAGAAGATCAAGAACCACAAGAATCAATATAA
- the tmk gene encoding dTMP kinase, producing MKIISFEGIDGTGKTTQIQLLNDYLTSEGYKVNVRSYPVYESFFGKEIGIHLSSKDIKHNIDARSMALWYAMDRWKDRKDFIETDRDTEILLLNRYTLSNMVYQVIRAGESENLANWVENLEHNILGLPRPDLYLIFDLPFELALKNNEGKGKRDYIDSEVDKYERDVKLQTQARELYSRFAKDKDNAVVIECFDNEKMLPVESIFEKVKLSVNKIINT from the coding sequence ATGAAGATAATTAGTTTTGAAGGGATAGACGGAACCGGTAAGACAACGCAAATTCAATTGTTGAATGATTATTTAACATCCGAAGGATATAAAGTTAACGTAAGATCCTATCCGGTTTATGAATCTTTTTTCGGTAAGGAAATAGGAATTCATTTAAGCAGCAAGGATATTAAACATAATATAGATGCACGATCTATGGCTCTTTGGTATGCTATGGATAGATGGAAAGATAGAAAAGATTTTATTGAAACTGATCGTGATACCGAAATTTTACTTCTAAATCGTTATACACTTTCAAACATGGTTTATCAAGTTATTAGAGCCGGTGAATCGGAAAACTTAGCCAATTGGGTTGAAAATCTTGAACATAATATTCTTGGGCTTCCCCGTCCCGATCTTTATCTTATTTTTGACTTGCCTTTTGAATTGGCATTAAAGAATAATGAAGGAAAAGGGAAAAGAGATTATATCGATAGTGAAGTGGATAAATATGAACGCGACGTTAAATTGCAAACTCAGGCTCGTGAGCTATATTCTCGTTTCGCAAAAGATAAAGATAATGCGGTTGTTATAGAATGTTTTGATAATGAAAAAATGCTCCCGGTTGAGAGCATTTTTGAAAAAGTAAAATTAAGCGTTAATAAAATTATCAATACTTGA
- a CDS encoding HPr family phosphocarrier protein, with the protein MIEKEVKIINNAGLHTRPAATIVKLAAQFKSEFFINKDGLHINGKSIIGVMTLAAEKGSSLILTFEGPDEEEASKEILAYFERGFDEM; encoded by the coding sequence ATGATAGAAAAAGAAGTTAAAATAATTAACAATGCCGGACTTCATACAAGACCAGCGGCAACAATAGTTAAACTTGCTGCTCAATTTAAGTCTGAGTTTTTTATTAACAAAGACGGTTTGCATATAAACGGAAAAAGCATTATTGGTGTAATGACATTAGCTGCTGAGAAAGGATCATCATTAATTTTAACGTTTGAAGGTCCTGATGAAGAAGAAGCATCTAAAGAAATATTAGCCTATTTTGAACGAGGATTCGACGAGATGTAA
- a CDS encoding polyprenyl synthetase family protein: MTEKQISNYYKNEILKVEKKLREAFIKSLPKSLYDPCTYALESGGKRLRPFLVMMAAKAVGGKVNDVYNAALAVEILHNFTLIHDDIMDNADIRRGRASLHKKYDENTAILAGDNLMAVAYLYLTKDCKNNVNEIVNHFTQGIIEICEGQSYDKDFELKKNVTIDEYLLMIQKKTAALAEMCCYIGAKIVGGSKSEVNNLASYGRNLGLAFQLQDDLLDIFGDEKKFGKTVGGDLVEGKKTFLFLKALEKSKGEDRKLLQKVIDNKGIKKNQVAKYREIYEKFGVIEDTKKEIRKFSKNALKCVGKVKDSEAREILFWLTHKLVDRIN, from the coding sequence ATGACTGAAAAGCAAATTTCAAATTACTACAAAAACGAGATCTTAAAAGTTGAGAAGAAACTAAGAGAAGCATTCATTAAATCACTTCCTAAATCTTTATATGATCCATGCACTTATGCTTTAGAATCCGGCGGAAAAAGATTAAGACCATTTTTAGTTATGATGGCTGCAAAAGCTGTTGGAGGTAAAGTTAATGATGTTTACAATGCAGCACTTGCGGTAGAAATTCTTCATAACTTTACTTTAATTCATGACGATATAATGGATAATGCTGATATTCGCCGCGGTAGAGCGAGTCTTCATAAAAAGTATGATGAAAATACTGCAATTCTTGCAGGCGATAATTTAATGGCAGTTGCGTATTTATATTTAACTAAAGATTGTAAAAACAATGTAAACGAAATTGTAAATCATTTCACACAAGGTATTATTGAAATTTGCGAAGGACAAAGCTACGATAAAGACTTTGAGTTAAAAAAGAATGTAACAATTGACGAGTATTTGCTAATGATTCAAAAGAAAACTGCAGCACTTGCCGAAATGTGTTGTTATATAGGTGCGAAAATTGTCGGAGGAAGTAAAAGTGAAGTGAATAATTTGGCTAGTTACGGAAGAAATCTTGGTTTAGCTTTTCAACTGCAAGACGATCTATTGGATATCTTTGGAGATGAAAAAAAATTTGGCAAAACTGTCGGCGGTGATTTAGTTGAGGGCAAGAAAACATTTCTATTTCTTAAGGCATTAGAGAAGTCAAAAGGGGAGGATAGAAAACTACTTCAAAAGGTTATTGATAACAAAGGGATTAAAAAGAATCAAGTTGCCAAATATCGTGAAATTTATGAAAAGTTTGGCGTTATCGAAGACACCAAAAAAGAAATTAGAAAGTTTTCAAAAAATGCATTAAAATGCGTTGGTAAAGTTAAGGATTCAGAAGCAAGAGAAATATTATTCTGGCTTACTCATAAATTAGTCGATAGAATTAATTAA
- the pabB gene encoding aminodeoxychorismate synthase component I, whose amino-acid sequence MKLFEIIKYIVDKPNSAFFYTPPIYKNAQSYLFKNVSEEVKIYSPDELNFGFAKIDELISLDLTAFGYIEYELGYLLEQRLEHYSTESEKPLLHFSFCDSSSIEIIKSTEIDYSGFSKLIGKKIISDFKINTSKQEYIKNVEKIKKYIKEGDTYQVNYTVKGSFKLTSKIEELFAQLIFSQSAEYTAIMNLDDRIIVSSSPELFLELIDHNIKVKPMKGTIARGINTHADEINQSMLLDSAKDRAENIMIVDLLRNDIGKICEYGSVEVKNKYKLEKYESVFQLTSEIVGKLKTNSISEIIKNLFPSGSITGAPKLRTMEIIHELEKSKRGVYTGLIGMFNKNHSITNVAIRTLDINKSSMKGELGIGSGVVWDSDPELEYEEVLLKSNFLTQSTKYFELFETMLLEDGVIFLFENHLYRLKDASQYFLFNYDEKFVRSELSKHIYSLDKNKLYKIRLSLSKWGNITITNEIISPNSETVDLRISDKKIDSHNKYQFFKTTNRELYERELRVGRKNGFFETIFFNEKEQLAEGCITNILVEFNNATITPPINAGILNGCYRQFMLDNKSIQEQHINIQQLINSKRIILINSVRKEVKVDRLFDSKGNLLRDFT is encoded by the coding sequence ATGAAATTATTCGAAATCATTAAATACATTGTAGATAAACCTAATTCCGCATTCTTCTACACACCACCGATTTATAAAAATGCTCAATCTTATCTTTTCAAAAATGTTTCCGAAGAAGTAAAAATTTACTCACCCGATGAATTGAACTTTGGATTTGCTAAAATAGATGAACTAATAAGTTTAGATCTTACTGCTTTCGGTTATATCGAATATGAACTGGGATATTTATTAGAGCAAAGATTGGAGCACTATTCAACAGAATCTGAAAAACCGTTATTGCATTTTTCATTTTGTGATTCGAGTTCGATAGAAATCATTAAAAGTACTGAAATAGATTATTCTGGTTTTTCGAAACTAATCGGGAAGAAAATAATTAGTGATTTTAAAATTAATACTTCCAAACAAGAGTACATAAAAAATGTAGAGAAAATAAAAAAATACATCAAAGAAGGGGACACCTACCAAGTTAATTATACAGTTAAAGGAAGTTTCAAATTAACGTCCAAGATTGAAGAATTATTTGCGCAATTAATATTTTCGCAATCCGCTGAATATACTGCAATTATGAATCTCGATGATCGAATAATAGTCTCCTCTTCACCCGAATTATTTTTAGAGCTAATCGATCATAATATAAAAGTAAAACCAATGAAGGGAACGATTGCCAGAGGAATAAATACACACGCTGATGAAATAAATCAATCGATGTTACTTGATAGCGCAAAAGATCGTGCGGAAAATATTATGATTGTCGATTTACTGAGAAATGATATAGGTAAAATTTGTGAGTACGGAAGCGTAGAGGTTAAAAATAAATACAAATTGGAAAAATATGAGTCGGTTTTTCAGTTAACTTCAGAGATTGTTGGAAAGCTAAAAACAAATTCAATTTCAGAAATAATTAAGAATCTATTCCCAAGCGGTTCAATTACCGGTGCTCCAAAGTTGCGGACGATGGAAATTATTCACGAACTTGAAAAATCCAAACGAGGAGTTTATACCGGATTAATTGGAATGTTTAACAAGAATCATTCAATTACAAATGTTGCTATTAGAACACTCGATATTAATAAATCAAGTATGAAAGGTGAATTAGGCATTGGAAGCGGGGTAGTTTGGGATAGCGACCCTGAACTTGAATATGAAGAAGTATTATTGAAGTCAAATTTCCTAACTCAATCAACGAAATATTTTGAACTCTTTGAAACAATGCTTCTTGAAGATGGCGTGATATTTCTATTTGAAAATCATCTATATAGATTAAAGGATGCCTCACAATATTTTTTGTTTAATTATGATGAAAAATTTGTTAGAAGTGAACTCTCAAAGCATATTTACAGTTTAGACAAAAATAAATTGTATAAAATTCGATTATCGCTTTCAAAATGGGGAAATATTACAATAACTAACGAAATAATTTCACCAAATTCTGAAACAGTCGATTTGAGAATATCGGATAAAAAAATTGATTCACATAATAAATATCAGTTCTTTAAGACAACTAATAGAGAATTATACGAAAGGGAGCTTCGAGTTGGGCGAAAAAATGGATTTTTCGAAACGATATTCTTCAATGAAAAAGAGCAGCTTGCCGAAGGGTGCATTACAAATATTTTAGTCGAGTTTAATAATGCTACAATCACTCCACCAATTAATGCCGGAATATTAAACGGATGTTATAGACAATTTATGTTGGACAATAAATCAATTCAAGAACAACATATAAATATCCAGCAATTAATTAATTCAAAAAGAATTATATTAATAAATTCAGTTCGCAAAGAAGTGAAAGTTGACAGACTATTTGATAGCAAAGGCAATTTACTGAGGGATTTTACTTAA
- the fni gene encoding type 2 isopentenyl-diphosphate Delta-isomerase has protein sequence MPDQKKETIQRKKDHIQLCLNDDVGFSYLTNGLENYYFEHNAITEVQFDKIDLTTKFFGHKISYPFLISCMTGGTSEAEKINESLAIVVNQLNIPIGVGSQRQALESDDYHTTYATVKKNAKDVPILANIGAAQVASIKEIKPFQKIVDLVEASALVIHVNPLQEVLQKSGEPNFTGLLKRIEILVNKLKVPIIVKEVGSGISRKSAKQLLEVGVEGIDVAGAGGTSWSQVELKRNKQQDEYFRNWGLPTSYCLREVNTLKKKYSFTLISSGGIYSGIEIAKSIALGADIAASARPLLQSILKSGVDGTIKLIDDWFKEVRKIMYLTGSKNIKALSKQKLIKKSELY, from the coding sequence ATGCCCGATCAAAAAAAGGAAACCATCCAACGCAAAAAGGATCATATCCAGCTTTGTCTTAATGATGACGTCGGTTTCTCATATCTTACCAACGGTTTAGAAAATTACTACTTTGAACACAATGCAATAACTGAAGTCCAATTCGATAAAATTGATCTCACAACAAAATTCTTTGGTCATAAAATTAGTTACCCATTTCTTATTTCATGTATGACCGGCGGAACTTCAGAAGCTGAAAAAATTAATGAGTCATTAGCCATAGTTGTAAATCAATTAAATATCCCGATTGGTGTTGGTAGTCAGAGACAAGCTTTAGAATCAGACGATTATCATACTACTTATGCTACTGTTAAAAAGAATGCAAAGGATGTTCCCATTCTTGCTAATATTGGAGCTGCTCAAGTTGCTTCTATTAAAGAGATTAAACCATTTCAAAAAATTGTTGATCTTGTGGAGGCTTCTGCTTTAGTGATTCATGTTAATCCATTACAAGAAGTATTGCAAAAATCCGGCGAACCAAATTTTACCGGATTGTTAAAGCGTATTGAGATTCTGGTCAATAAATTAAAAGTGCCAATAATTGTAAAAGAAGTTGGATCGGGAATTAGTAGAAAATCAGCAAAGCAATTGTTAGAAGTTGGGGTAGAGGGAATTGATGTTGCTGGCGCCGGAGGTACAAGCTGGTCACAAGTAGAATTAAAAAGGAACAAACAACAAGACGAATATTTTAGAAACTGGGGATTGCCGACTTCATATTGTTTGCGTGAAGTAAACACATTAAAGAAAAAGTATAGTTTTACTTTAATATCATCGGGCGGTATTTATAGCGGTATTGAAATCGCAAAATCAATTGCACTCGGTGCAGATATTGCGGCATCTGCCAGACCTCTTCTTCAAAGTATATTGAAATCCGGAGTTGACGGCACAATCAAATTAATAGATGATTGGTTCAAGGAAGTTAGAAAAATAATGTATTTGACAGGATCAAAAAATATAAAAGCACTTTCTAAACAAAAATTAATTAAAAAATCAGAATTATATTGA
- a CDS encoding alpha-amylase family glycosyl hydrolase gives MKRFFPILVFTLILITQQAIAQNFTIDKIEPPNWWIGMKWDTLQIMVYGENLKDIDVKSSSDFIEVLNVHESESDKYVFVDLQIKPSAEEGTYKLLFDQNDKVIEWDYPIHEREFAPEEHLGFTNEDVVYLIFTDRFNNGDPTNDTLAISRDEFKYRELNGRHGGDLQGVIEKLDYIKELGFTAIWLTPFLENDMYMSYHGYAATNLYKVDERFGSNELYKELVKSAKEKGIKVIYDHVANHIGINHEWVENLPFESWINGKVGEHERANHDKPSIVDIHTNENARSFNEKGWFTNYMVDLNQANSFLAKYLIQNMLWWIEYAGIDGIREDTYPYANQKFMSDWAKAILDEYPNFNIVGEVWTGEPAFLAGFQKNSKVRENFETNLPALLDFGLRDSFYRYLSGKAGLYDFYKTFAMDYLYRDIDNLMTFIDNHDIDRGMYIANGDVDKYKIALTILLTSRGIPQIFYGSEIGINEGDHHGRIRKPFPGGFTNDERDAFTKEGRTDLENEIYCFTKKLLELRKEYKSLSTGKMIQYAPYDETYVYFKMKDDEKIMIAINNNDEEYEVELKRMTSEFNSQSTFEELQSGEMISLNENGNLILPAKTARIYLLN, from the coding sequence ATGAAAAGGTTTTTTCCAATCTTAGTTTTTACTCTCATTTTAATTACTCAACAAGCAATAGCTCAAAATTTTACAATTGACAAAATAGAACCGCCAAATTGGTGGATCGGGATGAAGTGGGATACTCTGCAAATAATGGTTTATGGCGAAAATTTAAAAGATATTGATGTAAAAAGCAGTTCCGATTTCATCGAAGTGTTAAACGTTCATGAATCCGAAAGCGATAAATATGTTTTTGTCGATTTACAAATAAAACCTTCAGCCGAAGAAGGTACTTATAAATTGCTATTCGATCAGAATGATAAAGTTATTGAATGGGATTATCCAATTCATGAAAGAGAATTTGCTCCGGAAGAACACCTAGGATTCACAAATGAAGATGTGGTTTATTTAATATTTACCGACCGATTTAATAATGGTGATCCGACAAATGATACTCTCGCAATTTCTAGAGACGAATTTAAATATCGAGAATTAAACGGAAGACATGGCGGTGATTTGCAAGGTGTGATTGAAAAACTTGATTATATAAAAGAATTGGGATTCACCGCAATTTGGTTGACTCCATTCTTAGAAAACGACATGTACATGAGTTATCACGGTTATGCAGCAACAAATCTTTACAAAGTTGACGAACGGTTTGGGTCTAATGAACTTTACAAAGAACTGGTTAAATCCGCAAAAGAAAAGGGAATAAAAGTTATTTATGATCATGTTGCTAACCATATTGGCATTAATCACGAGTGGGTTGAAAATCTCCCATTTGAAAGTTGGATAAACGGTAAAGTCGGTGAACATGAAAGAGCGAATCATGATAAACCATCGATTGTAGATATACACACTAATGAAAATGCAAGATCGTTTAATGAAAAGGGTTGGTTTACTAATTATATGGTTGATCTTAATCAAGCTAATTCATTTTTAGCAAAGTATTTAATTCAGAATATGTTATGGTGGATTGAATATGCCGGAATTGATGGAATCAGAGAGGATACATACCCATATGCAAATCAAAAATTTATGTCGGATTGGGCTAAGGCAATTTTAGATGAGTATCCAAATTTTAATATAGTTGGTGAGGTTTGGACCGGTGAACCGGCATTCTTGGCGGGATTCCAGAAAAATTCTAAAGTCCGCGAAAATTTTGAAACAAATCTCCCGGCTCTTCTCGATTTTGGTTTACGTGATTCATTTTACAGATATTTAAGCGGAAAAGCCGGTTTGTATGATTTTTACAAGACCTTCGCAATGGATTATCTATACAGAGATATTGATAATCTCATGACATTCATTGATAATCATGATATTGATAGAGGAATGTACATCGCAAATGGAGATGTTGATAAGTATAAAATAGCGCTCACTATTCTCTTAACATCAAGAGGTATTCCTCAAATATTTTATGGATCCGAAATAGGAATTAATGAAGGTGATCATCACGGAAGAATAAGAAAACCTTTTCCAGGCGGTTTCACGAATGATGAACGAGACGCATTTACAAAAGAAGGCAGAACTGATTTAGAAAATGAAATTTATTGTTTCACAAAGAAGCTTTTGGAACTTCGTAAAGAATACAAATCGCTTTCAACCGGAAAGATGATACAATATGCTCCCTATGATGAGACATATGTTTATTTCAAGATGAAAGACGACGAAAAAATTATGATAGCAATTAACAATAATGATGAAGAATATGAAGTTGAACTAAAAAGAATGACAAGTGAATTTAACTCTCAATCAACTTTTGAAGAATTACAAAGTGGTGAAATGATTTCTTTAAATGAAAATGGAAATTTAATTCTTCCTGCTAAAACGGCAAGAATTTATTTATTAAATTAA